The genomic stretch GCCCACGCGATCATCCGAGGAAGGACGCGCATGGAAGAGGTGGAGAGGGAACTGCGGAGCTACGTGGTCGGCAACTTCCTGTTCGGCCGGGACGATCCGTCGCTGGGCAACGGGGATTCCCTCATGGAGCGGGGCGTCGTGGACTCTACCGGCGTGCTGGAGCTGATCCGGCATCTCGAGACGAGATACGGCATCGAGGTGGCGGACGAGGACCTCGTTCCCGCGAACCTCGACAGCGTCTCCAATCTGGCCCGCTTCGTCCTTCTCAGGGCGGGGCGGCTTCCGTAGGGGAAGCGGAGGATCGGCGGG from Terriglobia bacterium encodes the following:
- a CDS encoding acyl carrier protein, producing MEEVERELRSYVVGNFLFGRDDPSLGNGDSLMERGVVDSTGVLELIRHLETRYGIEVADEDLVPANLDSVSNLARFVLLRAGRLP